One Ignavibacteria bacterium genomic region harbors:
- a CDS encoding heavy-metal-associated domain-containing protein: MKAIYYLSMIILLFVLSSCGKKTTNESSGDNNTTGKIETVEYKSEKMHCSGCEETISGELKKIDGIKEVKADSKLKSVKVTFDDGKTDKDAIAKAIIAAGYDAELKTPVDDNTSDNKNEEKKN; this comes from the coding sequence ATGAAAGCTATTTATTATCTTTCAATGATAATCTTGTTATTCGTCTTAAGCAGTTGCGGCAAAAAAACGACCAATGAATCTTCAGGTGATAACAATACGACAGGTAAAATTGAAACAGTTGAATACAAATCAGAAAAAATGCATTGCTCCGGATGTGAAGAAACAATATCCGGAGAATTAAAGAAAATTGACGGGATTAAAGAAGTTAAAGCTGATTCTAAGTTAAAGTCTGTTAAAGTTACATTCGACGATGGCAAAACTGACAAAGATGCAATTGCAAAGGCAATAATAGCAGCCGGATACGATGCTGAATTGAAAACACCGGTTGATGATAATACATCTGACAATAAGAATGAGGAAAAGAAGAACTGA
- a CDS encoding glycosyltransferase family 2 protein, producing MIKNSDITLSVFFPAYFDEGNIGKVTTKAVKVLEEMQLKEYEVLIIEDCSPDNTAKVADELAAKFSKVKVKHHEKNMGYGATLKDGFTSAKLDYVFYTDGDNQFDLEELKKFVAMLPFTDIVVGYRKKKQYSLYRKFTSLCYNYLLKILFGLDYWDVDCAFKLFPSKLFKEIEIKSVDAFIDAEIMLKAHLKGYKTVEMGVTHLPRLDGVSTAARPSVIFRTFGEIYRFRKEYKEELKRIKINK from the coding sequence ATGATAAAAAATTCAGATATTACATTATCCGTGTTCTTTCCCGCTTATTTTGATGAGGGGAATATTGGAAAGGTTACAACAAAAGCTGTAAAAGTATTAGAAGAAATGCAGCTAAAAGAATACGAAGTATTAATAATTGAGGATTGTAGTCCAGATAACACAGCAAAAGTCGCGGATGAATTAGCAGCAAAATTTTCAAAAGTAAAAGTTAAGCATCATGAAAAGAATATGGGGTACGGAGCTACTCTTAAAGACGGGTTTACGAGTGCAAAACTTGATTATGTATTCTATACAGACGGGGATAACCAGTTCGATCTGGAGGAATTAAAAAAGTTTGTTGCAATGCTTCCGTTTACAGATATAGTTGTAGGGTACAGGAAGAAGAAACAATATTCATTATACCGAAAATTCACTTCACTTTGTTATAATTACTTGTTAAAAATATTATTTGGACTTGATTACTGGGATGTTGATTGTGCATTTAAACTTTTTCCTTCAAAACTGTTTAAAGAAATAGAAATTAAATCAGTTGATGCATTTATAGACGCTGAAATTATGCTTAAAGCTCATCTAAAAGGTTATAAAACAGTTGAGATGGGTGTTACACATTTACCAAGGTTAGACGGAGTATCGACAGCTGCAAGGCCGTCGGTTATTTTTAGAACTTTTGGAGAAATTTATAGATTCAGAAAAGAATACAAAGAAGAATTAAAGAGAATAAAAATAAATAAATAA
- the lptE gene encoding LPS assembly lipoprotein LptE, with translation MIKFISYLFILFLAINLLSCGVYSFRGNSPPEGIKTVAVPLFLDNSGYAEAGIKEQFTELLKNKIIGDNTLKLVDKTKADGLLTCTISSIKDEALVISGSENVTKRKVTISVTVIFDNLKKQTKIWERTFENWGEYNSSSNSFSEREAGIVVAREKITEDILNDIISNW, from the coding sequence ATGATTAAATTTATATCATATTTATTTATATTATTCTTAGCTATCAACTTGTTATCTTGCGGTGTTTACAGCTTCAGAGGAAATAGTCCTCCTGAAGGAATCAAAACCGTAGCCGTTCCTTTGTTTTTGGACAATTCCGGTTACGCTGAAGCAGGTATAAAAGAGCAATTCACGGAACTTCTTAAAAATAAGATTATTGGGGATAACACATTAAAGCTAGTTGATAAAACAAAAGCTGATGGATTGCTTACTTGTACAATAAGTTCCATAAAAGACGAAGCTTTAGTAATAAGCGGTTCGGAAAATGTGACTAAACGCAAAGTAACTATTTCGGTGACGGTTATATTCGATAACTTAAAGAAACAAACGAAAATATGGGAAAGAACTTTTGAAAACTGGGGTGAATACAATTCATCATCAAATTCCTTTTCCGAAAGAGAAGCTGGTATTGTGGTTGCACGCGAGAAAATTACTGAAGATATTTTAAACGATATTATATCAAACTGGTAA
- a CDS encoding sigma-54 dependent transcriptional regulator, which translates to MKLLGNSIQIKEINEVIQQVAPTDISVLITGESGTGKELVANSIHSFSKRKDKPFITVNCGAIPEGIIESELFGHQKGAFTGAIESRSGYFEMADNGTIFLDEIGDMPLATQVKILRVLESGEFMKVGGSKKVFVDVRVIAATNKNLEVEVINKNFREDLYFRLRSVNINIPPLRERRTDIKVLFDKFVDDICNKNNIGFAGINDDALDYIVNYVWYGNVRELKNFCESIIVLNPNKVIGIDDVKRNLHSVNFETRPLPAIPNASRDLNEKDLIIRGLIELKTDILEVKDLIRNRNFDINDNMRNDGFYINKNEIELMNGEDIERELIKYLLKLHNWDVNKVSDNLSQSKRNIYRKINKYNINRYGND; encoded by the coding sequence ATGAAATTATTAGGTAATTCAATACAAATTAAGGAAATAAATGAGGTAATTCAGCAGGTTGCACCTACTGATATTAGTGTATTGATTACCGGAGAGAGCGGAACAGGGAAAGAACTTGTAGCAAATTCTATTCATAGTTTTAGCAAAAGGAAGGATAAACCATTTATAACTGTAAATTGCGGTGCTATTCCAGAAGGAATAATAGAAAGCGAACTATTTGGTCACCAAAAAGGAGCTTTCACGGGTGCAATTGAATCACGTTCAGGATATTTTGAGATGGCGGATAATGGTACTATATTCCTTGATGAAATTGGCGATATGCCTCTTGCCACCCAGGTGAAAATTCTTAGGGTCCTTGAATCCGGAGAATTCATGAAAGTTGGCGGGAGTAAAAAAGTATTTGTTGATGTTAGAGTGATTGCGGCCACAAATAAAAACTTGGAGGTTGAGGTAATTAATAAGAACTTCAGGGAAGACTTATATTTTAGATTAAGGTCTGTCAACATTAATATACCTCCGCTTCGTGAACGAAGGACTGATATCAAAGTTTTATTCGATAAATTCGTTGACGATATATGCAATAAAAACAACATAGGCTTTGCGGGAATTAATGACGATGCACTCGATTATATTGTAAACTATGTTTGGTATGGGAATGTAAGAGAATTAAAAAATTTCTGTGAAAGTATTATTGTATTAAATCCAAACAAAGTTATCGGGATTGATGATGTAAAAAGGAATCTTCACTCTGTTAACTTTGAGACTCGTCCACTTCCTGCCATACCAAACGCTTCAAGAGATCTGAATGAAAAAGATTTAATAATCAGAGGACTTATTGAATTGAAAACAGATATTCTTGAAGTGAAAGATTTAATCCGAAATAGAAATTTTGATATTAATGATAACATGAGGAATGATGGGTTTTATATAAACAAAAATGAGATTGAACTAATGAACGGTGAGGATATTGAAAGAGAACTTATTAAGTATTTATTAAAGTTGCATAATTGGGATGTAAATAAAGTTTCAGATAATTTGAGTCAATCAAAAAGAAATATATACAGGAAAATTAATAAGTATAACATAAACAGATATGGTAATGATTAA
- a CDS encoding methyltransferase produces MHSKVDFDKHAESYEKQLTEDLKFFGEESKYFAEYKVRIVKECLKNTPKRILEYGCGIGMNLQYLVEYFPDSNVHGCDISANSIDVASKNNSSVEFFLLEDSAIQKYKESFDLIFISNVFHHIEPQLRIKAVLNINLLLKQGGNVFFFEHNPFNPVTRHIVNTCVWDTDAILLKPKESLELFESGSFMIIRKHYTLYFPAFLKFLRPLEKSLFFLPLGGQYYIWAEKI; encoded by the coding sequence ATGCATAGTAAAGTTGATTTTGACAAACATGCAGAATCTTACGAAAAACAACTTACCGAGGACCTAAAGTTTTTCGGTGAGGAGAGTAAATATTTTGCCGAATATAAAGTTAGAATAGTTAAGGAATGCCTTAAAAATACACCCAAAAGGATCCTGGAATATGGATGTGGTATCGGAATGAACCTGCAGTATCTCGTTGAATATTTCCCGGATTCTAATGTACATGGATGCGATATCTCAGCAAATAGTATAGATGTAGCATCCAAGAATAATAGTTCTGTAGAATTCTTTCTTCTCGAAGACAGCGCGATTCAAAAGTATAAAGAGTCATTTGATTTAATATTCATATCTAATGTTTTTCATCATATTGAACCCCAGTTGAGAATAAAAGCAGTATTGAACATAAATCTCCTCTTAAAGCAAGGTGGGAATGTATTCTTCTTTGAGCATAATCCATTTAATCCGGTAACACGTCATATTGTTAACACTTGTGTCTGGGATACTGATGCAATACTTTTGAAACCTAAGGAATCTCTTGAGCTTTTTGAAAGTGGTAGCTTTATGATTATCAGAAAACATTATACATTGTACTTTCCTGCATTTTTAAAGTTTTTAAGACCATTGGAGAAAAGCCTGTTTTTCTTACCATTAGGCGGTCAGTATTATATCTGGGCAGAGAAGATCTAG
- a CDS encoding NAD-dependent epimerase/dehydratase family protein: protein MKNCIVYGGGGFIGSHLSEELLNNGYNVTIFDKINFSKENIRRIKDRVNIIEGDFNNEYDLLSSLNGIDFIYHLVSSTLPASSNDNPVYDAESNLVSTLRLLQDVIKRKIKKFIFISSGGTVYGVPHTIPIPESHSRKPICSYGIIKKTIEDYLFMYNYLYGLDYSIFRLANPYGERQNPLYAQGVIPVFLKKILLDEKIVIWGDGTVRRDYVYIKDAVIPLVQSLEFKSEHKVFNLGAGLGYTVNELLEIIKTETKIIPKVSYTSSRKLDVPVNVLDISLISKEMNYSPKTNINQGIKLTYNYLKGILGKS, encoded by the coding sequence ATGAAAAATTGTATAGTTTACGGGGGAGGTGGATTTATAGGATCCCATTTAAGCGAAGAGCTGTTAAATAATGGGTACAATGTTACTATATTTGATAAAATTAATTTTTCCAAAGAAAACATTCGAAGGATCAAGGATAGAGTTAATATTATTGAGGGTGATTTTAATAATGAGTATGATTTACTCAGCAGTTTAAACGGAATCGATTTCATATATCATTTGGTAAGTTCAACGCTCCCTGCATCATCAAATGATAATCCTGTCTATGATGCGGAATCAAATCTTGTGTCAACACTAAGGCTTTTGCAGGATGTTATTAAGAGAAAAATAAAGAAATTTATCTTTATTTCTTCTGGGGGTACAGTTTACGGAGTACCGCATACAATACCTATACCTGAATCTCATTCAAGGAAACCTATTTGTTCATATGGAATTATTAAGAAGACGATTGAAGACTATCTTTTCATGTATAATTATTTGTACGGACTAGATTACAGTATATTCAGACTTGCCAATCCTTACGGCGAAAGACAAAATCCGCTGTACGCTCAGGGAGTAATTCCAGTTTTTCTTAAGAAGATATTACTTGATGAAAAGATAGTAATTTGGGGTGACGGTACAGTCAGACGTGACTATGTTTACATTAAAGATGCAGTTATACCTCTTGTTCAATCTCTTGAATTTAAAAGCGAACATAAAGTGTTTAATCTTGGAGCTGGTTTGGGATACACAGTAAATGAACTTCTTGAAATAATAAAAACCGAGACAAAAATCATACCGAAAGTAAGTTACACTAGTAGCCGTAAACTTGATGTTCCCGTTAATGTACTAGACATTTCATTAATTTCCAAAGAAATGAATTATTCTCCGAAAACAAACATTAATCAAGGGATTAAGTTAACATATAATTACCTGAAAGGAATTCTGGGTAAATCATGA
- a CDS encoding heavy metal translocating P-type ATPase has protein sequence MIDRQNIPENFEAVSLDVTGMDCVNCASSIKTYLEKLNGIHNVDVNFSSEVANVSYNPNVIGVSEIVSDIRKLGYDVIEEEDDDVIENIKKQNLASERNNFIQSAILTFFIMVISMSGHGWYDLKFSMNFSLILQLLLTSYVVFVNGKKFLLGAYKSAKILRSDMNTLVSLGVLSSYMYSFVISANHILSLNISALKNSHEVYFETSAMIITLILIGNYLESVLKSKTQISIKNLKELQAKFVNIIRNDEEMLVPFKKVRKKDVVIIRTGDKVPVDGIILEGFCVVDESAMTGESVMIEKKSADKLISGTLVKNGFVKMIAEKVGNDTTLSKIIALVKEASNSKPQIQRLADKISSIFVPVVISISLITFIAWYFVVDVPFEESLLFAVSVLVIACPCALGLASPMAVVIGVGRAAENGILFNNVEAIEKLNKIDTICFDKTGTITTGEMQIKSIKTYNGTNKDELLKYVFTIEKYSNHPIAKSIFNYCVEKQVDIFDNVKDIINENGMGISGYVEGRKILIGSVSLLDKYDVKHNDLITDSNRKNQYVSIDNILVGEIEFEDRIKDDAKDMLSRFKSKSISMFLISGDNEDTTKMVAKELNLDNYSFRTLPEEKEKIVSRLQSEGKNVAMVGDGINDAPSLARANVGIAVGTGQDIAIDSADVILVKGDLNNLVRSVNISAKTVSIIKQNIFWAFFYNALTIPAAAGVLAPLGITISPVLAAMFMAFSDIITVMINSLRLKYVNINE, from the coding sequence AATTAAACGGTATTCACAATGTCGATGTTAACTTCTCATCAGAAGTTGCTAATGTCTCCTACAATCCTAATGTTATTGGAGTAAGCGAGATTGTATCTGATATTAGAAAACTTGGATATGATGTAATTGAAGAAGAGGATGATGATGTAATCGAAAATATAAAAAAACAGAATCTTGCTTCGGAAAGAAACAACTTTATCCAGTCTGCTATTCTTACATTTTTTATAATGGTTATCTCCATGAGCGGACATGGTTGGTATGACCTTAAGTTCTCAATGAATTTCTCATTAATTCTTCAGTTATTACTCACAAGTTATGTTGTTTTTGTAAACGGGAAAAAATTTCTTTTAGGTGCTTATAAATCCGCAAAAATACTCCGGTCGGATATGAATACTCTCGTCTCGCTTGGAGTCTTATCATCTTACATGTACAGTTTTGTAATTTCAGCTAACCACATTTTAAGTTTGAATATAAGTGCACTTAAGAATTCACACGAAGTTTATTTCGAGACTTCTGCAATGATTATTACGCTGATTTTGATTGGAAACTATCTTGAATCTGTTTTAAAATCAAAAACTCAAATTTCAATAAAGAATCTTAAGGAACTTCAAGCTAAGTTCGTAAACATTATACGAAACGATGAAGAAATGCTAGTACCTTTCAAAAAAGTCAGAAAGAAAGATGTTGTGATTATCAGAACAGGCGATAAAGTGCCGGTCGACGGAATTATTCTTGAAGGATTTTGCGTTGTAGATGAAAGTGCTATGACCGGGGAAAGCGTAATGATTGAAAAGAAATCAGCAGACAAACTAATAAGCGGGACACTTGTGAAGAATGGTTTTGTTAAAATGATAGCGGAAAAAGTTGGTAATGATACAACCCTATCCAAAATCATAGCGTTAGTAAAAGAGGCTTCGAATTCAAAACCTCAGATTCAGAGACTTGCTGATAAAATTTCCTCAATATTCGTACCGGTAGTGATATCAATCTCTTTAATTACATTTATTGCATGGTATTTCGTCGTTGATGTTCCGTTTGAGGAATCACTGTTATTTGCAGTATCTGTACTCGTAATTGCGTGCCCTTGTGCACTCGGACTCGCCTCTCCAATGGCAGTCGTCATTGGTGTAGGCAGAGCCGCTGAAAATGGGATTCTTTTTAATAATGTTGAGGCTATAGAAAAACTGAATAAGATTGATACAATCTGTTTCGATAAAACCGGCACTATCACAACAGGAGAAATGCAAATAAAATCTATAAAAACATACAATGGAACAAATAAAGATGAGTTACTTAAATACGTTTTCACAATCGAAAAATACTCAAACCACCCTATTGCAAAATCTATTTTCAATTATTGCGTTGAAAAACAAGTTGATATATTCGACAATGTAAAAGATATAATTAATGAAAACGGTATGGGTATTTCGGGTTATGTTGAAGGCAGAAAAATACTGATAGGTAGTGTGTCTCTTCTTGATAAATATGATGTTAAGCATAATGACCTTATAACTGATTCAAACAGAAAGAATCAGTACGTTAGCATTGATAATATTCTTGTCGGTGAAATAGAGTTTGAAGACAGAATTAAAGATGATGCAAAAGATATGCTGTCAAGGTTTAAATCGAAATCAATAAGCATGTTTCTAATTTCAGGTGACAATGAAGATACAACTAAAATGGTAGCGAAAGAACTTAATCTGGATAATTATTCTTTTAGAACATTACCGGAGGAAAAGGAAAAGATTGTTTCCCGGCTTCAATCAGAGGGTAAGAATGTTGCAATGGTAGGTGATGGTATTAATGACGCACCTTCGCTCGCACGTGCCAATGTTGGAATAGCTGTAGGTACAGGACAGGACATTGCAATAGACTCAGCTGATGTTATTCTGGTAAAAGGAGACCTTAATAATCTTGTGCGTTCTGTTAACATATCAGCGAAGACAGTTTCCATAATCAAGCAGAATATTTTCTGGGCATTCTTCTATAACGCACTGACAATCCCTGCGGCTGCAGGTGTTCTTGCACCGTTGGGTATTACTATTAGCCCGGTCCTTGCTGCAATGTTTATGGCATTTAGTGACATCATAACTGTTATGATAAACTCACTCAGACTAAAATACGTTAATATAAATGAGTAA
- a CDS encoding cellulose synthase family protein, whose protein sequence is MKIETVILITYIGSLTLLFFFASHGFSMIYLYFKTFNKRTENINEKDFEINNYPFVTIQLPLYNEKYVICRLIDATLRIEYPKDKLEVQILDDSTDDTKDIIEEHIKKYKELGFTVNHIHRTNRQGYKAGALKEGLKIALGEYVAIFDADFIPRKNFLKRTIPYFLKNDRIGLVQTRWEHLNRDYSVLTKTQAIALDGHFVIEQAVRNRAGFFINFNGTGGVWRKSCIEDAGNWEADTLTEDLDLSYRAQMKGWELKYLVNFTSPAELPADINALRSQQFRWTKGAIETAKKIYPKVLKSDLPFREKIQSFIHLWSNIAYPFILIAALLSPLVTIIKETGEYDDVYKFMSFFIFAFVSSMMFYLYSQKDIYPDWQQRIIYFPVFMMGSMGLAVNNTKAVWEGLINKKSEFVRTPKYKIVNENDTVHDKKYHTKKIPFIAFIEGILSIYLFTGVGISIYYAQIASIPFQLMFALGFGTISFLSIKQIVTHNRAKLMELKPNA, encoded by the coding sequence ATGAAGATTGAAACAGTTATATTAATCACTTACATAGGATCTCTGACATTGCTGTTCTTCTTTGCAAGTCATGGCTTTAGTATGATATATCTTTACTTTAAGACATTTAATAAGAGAACCGAAAATATTAATGAGAAAGACTTTGAAATTAATAACTACCCGTTTGTGACTATACAATTGCCACTCTACAACGAAAAGTATGTAATTTGCAGGCTGATTGATGCAACACTTCGGATAGAATATCCAAAAGATAAGTTAGAAGTACAAATACTTGATGATTCTACAGATGATACAAAGGATATTATCGAGGAACACATTAAGAAATATAAGGAATTGGGATTTACTGTAAATCATATACACAGAACTAACAGACAAGGTTACAAAGCTGGGGCCTTAAAGGAAGGACTAAAAATAGCACTGGGTGAATACGTAGCAATATTTGATGCTGATTTTATACCAAGGAAGAATTTCCTGAAAAGAACAATCCCGTATTTTCTCAAGAATGATAGGATTGGATTAGTTCAAACAAGATGGGAACATTTGAACAGAGATTATTCCGTTTTAACAAAAACACAAGCAATCGCACTTGACGGACACTTCGTCATCGAGCAAGCGGTAAGGAACAGAGCAGGATTCTTTATTAATTTTAACGGCACGGGTGGTGTCTGGAGGAAATCCTGTATAGAAGATGCAGGTAATTGGGAGGCTGATACTTTAACCGAAGACCTTGATTTATCGTACAGGGCACAAATGAAAGGCTGGGAATTAAAATATCTTGTAAACTTTACTTCACCGGCAGAGCTTCCAGCTGATATTAATGCTTTAAGGTCGCAACAGTTCAGATGGACAAAAGGGGCGATTGAAACTGCAAAGAAGATTTACCCAAAAGTTTTAAAATCGGATCTGCCTTTTAGAGAGAAAATTCAGTCATTCATACATCTTTGGAGTAACATTGCGTATCCATTTATTCTAATAGCAGCATTACTGAGTCCGCTTGTTACAATTATTAAAGAAACGGGTGAATACGATGATGTTTATAAATTTATGTCGTTCTTTATTTTTGCATTCGTCAGTTCTATGATGTTTTACTTATATTCTCAGAAAGATATTTATCCAGATTGGCAACAGAGAATAATTTATTTCCCTGTGTTTATGATGGGAAGTATGGGATTAGCGGTTAATAATACTAAAGCCGTCTGGGAAGGACTTATTAATAAAAAAAGTGAATTTGTTAGAACACCAAAATATAAAATTGTGAACGAGAACGATACGGTACATGATAAGAAATACCACACAAAGAAAATACCTTTTATAGCTTTTATTGAAGGCATATTGTCAATTTACTTATTTACTGGGGTTGGTATATCGATTTATTATGCCCAAATTGCCTCTATTCCTTTTCAACTTATGTTTGCTTTAGGATTTGGTACAATATCGTTTTTGTCCATCAAGCAAATAGTAACTCATAACAGAGCAAAACTAATGGAACTAAAGCCAAATGCTTAA